A section of the Arabiibacter massiliensis genome encodes:
- the moaA gene encoding GTP 3',8-cyclase MoaA, whose amino-acid sequence MKDSHGRTIDYLRISLTDRCNFRCIYCMPEEGVQSLAHEDILRIEEIERIVRAAAGLGIRSIRLTGGEPLVRKGVVDLVRAISGTPGIENISMTTNGTLLPQMAGELKQAGLSRVNISLDTLDPEQFKFITRRGTLDQALDGIEAALAAGFDPVKINAVTVRSLDQDFLAFAKLSIDRPLHVRFIEYMPVGESSGSHGCGWGKEDVVPSEELFDIINERARAEGLPELVSARDDAPLGWGPARYFEFPGAKGTVGFISPLSRHFCGECNRLRLTADGKLRPCLFSDEEFDVRAALRADAEGEGDAAVRAVFAQALGAKPDEHHDKVGTERGMSQIGG is encoded by the coding sequence ATGAAGGACAGCCATGGCCGCACCATCGACTATTTGAGGATATCGCTGACTGACCGCTGCAACTTCCGCTGCATCTACTGCATGCCGGAGGAGGGCGTCCAGTCGCTCGCGCACGAGGACATCCTGCGTATCGAGGAGATCGAGCGCATCGTGCGCGCGGCGGCGGGCCTCGGCATCCGCAGCATCCGCCTCACCGGCGGCGAGCCGCTCGTGCGCAAGGGCGTGGTGGACCTCGTGCGGGCCATCTCGGGAACGCCCGGCATCGAGAACATCTCGATGACCACCAACGGCACGCTGCTTCCCCAGATGGCCGGCGAGCTCAAGCAGGCCGGGCTCTCGCGCGTGAACATCTCGCTCGACACGCTCGACCCGGAGCAGTTCAAGTTCATCACGCGCCGCGGCACGCTCGACCAGGCGCTCGACGGCATCGAGGCGGCGCTCGCGGCCGGCTTCGACCCGGTGAAGATCAACGCCGTCACCGTGCGCAGCCTCGACCAGGACTTCCTCGCGTTCGCGAAGCTCTCTATCGATCGTCCCTTGCACGTGCGCTTCATCGAGTACATGCCCGTGGGTGAAAGCTCAGGCAGCCACGGCTGCGGCTGGGGCAAGGAGGACGTCGTGCCGAGCGAGGAGCTGTTCGACATCATCAACGAGCGCGCGCGGGCCGAGGGCCTGCCCGAGCTCGTGAGCGCGCGCGACGACGCGCCGCTCGGCTGGGGCCCGGCGCGCTACTTCGAGTTTCCGGGCGCTAAGGGCACGGTCGGGTTCATCAGCCCGCTCTCGCGCCACTTCTGCGGCGAGTGCAACCGCCTGCGCCTCACCGCTGACGGAAAGCTGCGTCCGTGCCTGTTCTCCGACGAGGAGTTCGACGTGCGCGCGGCCCTGCGCGCCGACGCGGAGGGGGAGGGCGATGCGGCCGTGCGCGCCGTGTTCGCCCAGGCCCTGGGCGCGAAGCCCGACGAGCATCACGACAAGGTGGGAACCGAACGAGGCATGAGTCAAATTGGAGGCTAA
- the moaC gene encoding cyclic pyranopterin monophosphate synthase MoaC, translated as MTDQHLTHIDEHGDVRMVDVSQKADTERVAVAEGFISMRPETLALIVDGTAAKGDVLACARVAGVMAAKRTSDLIPMCHPLNITKAKVECAPVREGERADGRVGIRVTCTCGVTGKTGIEMEALTAASVACLTVYDMCKAVDRGMEIMDVRLLKKDGGKTGLWER; from the coding sequence ATGACCGACCAGCACCTCACCCATATCGACGAGCACGGCGACGTCCGCATGGTGGACGTGTCGCAGAAGGCCGACACCGAGCGCGTGGCCGTGGCCGAGGGCTTCATCAGCATGCGGCCTGAAACGCTCGCGCTCATCGTGGACGGCACGGCGGCCAAGGGCGACGTGCTGGCCTGCGCGCGCGTGGCCGGCGTCATGGCCGCCAAGCGCACGAGCGACCTCATCCCCATGTGCCACCCGCTCAACATCACGAAGGCCAAGGTGGAGTGCGCGCCCGTGCGCGAGGGCGAGCGCGCCGACGGCCGCGTGGGCATCCGCGTGACCTGCACCTGCGGCGTCACCGGCAAGACCGGCATCGAGATGGAGGCCCTCACCGCCGCGAGCGTAGCGTGCCTCACCGTCTACGACATGTGCAAGGCCGTCGACCGCGGCATGGAGATCATGGACGTCCGCCTCCTCAAGAAGGACGGCGGCAAAACGGGCCTCTGGGAGCGGTAG
- a CDS encoding helix-turn-helix transcriptional regulator, with amino-acid sequence MVELSDARWRQIDDLLLSLYFPADLADLRTRVMAGFKAIVPFEKGFFDLCDCSERGRFVFYDPVSVDMTEEELLSYYQRYESNDYTTWLFSVNEPVVYRDSTFVTDEMRERSELYREWMIPMDVHYSMGSTQVGNGMIYGSITLFRMRASGDFTEEEEECLAVLNRHLSRYLALACPAGLRRDEGGRPVTGQESLTAREREIAALIAEGLSNQQIALRLFISENTVKKHVKGVYQKMGVSNRHQLMAELYRAAAIVVDA; translated from the coding sequence ATGGTGGAGCTGAGCGATGCCCGATGGCGGCAGATCGACGACCTCTTGCTCTCGCTGTACTTCCCTGCCGACCTCGCCGACCTGCGCACGCGCGTCATGGCCGGCTTCAAGGCCATCGTGCCGTTCGAGAAGGGGTTCTTCGACCTGTGCGATTGCAGCGAGCGGGGGCGCTTCGTGTTCTACGACCCGGTGTCGGTGGACATGACCGAGGAGGAGCTGCTCTCCTACTACCAGCGCTACGAGTCTAACGACTACACTACCTGGCTGTTCTCGGTGAACGAGCCCGTGGTGTACCGCGACTCCACCTTCGTCACCGACGAGATGCGCGAGCGCTCGGAGCTGTACCGCGAGTGGATGATCCCCATGGACGTGCACTACAGCATGGGCAGCACCCAGGTGGGCAACGGCATGATCTACGGGTCCATCACGCTGTTCCGCATGCGCGCGTCGGGCGACTTCACCGAGGAAGAGGAGGAGTGCCTCGCCGTGCTCAACCGGCACCTGTCGCGCTACCTGGCCTTGGCGTGCCCCGCCGGGCTGCGGCGCGACGAGGGCGGGCGGCCCGTGACCGGCCAGGAAAGCCTCACGGCGCGCGAGCGCGAGATAGCCGCGCTCATCGCCGAGGGGCTGAGCAACCAGCAGATAGCCCTGCGCCTGTTCATCTCCGAGAACACGGTGAAGAAGCACGTCAAAGGCGTGTACCAGAAGATGGGCGTCTCCAACCGCCACCAGCTGATGGCCGAACTCTACCGAGCCGCCGCCATCGTCGTGGACGCGTAA
- the aguA gene encoding agmatine deiminase, translated as MRIITDSTPKKDGYRMPGEFEPRKQDFLIWPERQDTWRNGGKPAQAVLVEVAKEIVKHEPLTVFCSAEQYENARARLPHEVRVVEMTIDDAWAQDKGPFYVVNDEGDMRGVTWGWNAYGGLEGGLYFPWKRDQEFATKLLDLENYDAYDATNMVFEGGAMQIDGEGTLIVTENSVLNHNRNPHLTKEEVEEYFKEYMGLDKVIWLKDGMAFDETDGHIDDVCFFVRPGVLALSWTDDETNPQYPNLKAAYDVLSEATDAKGRKFEIHKIPIPGIIRISEEESAGVDICKDAASREADLPLAITYINSYFVNGGLLVPQYGDPMDQVACDMFAELMPDREIIKIYTREWSLCGGNIHCMALQQPDPAAIAAAQ; from the coding sequence ATGAGGATCATCACCGACAGCACCCCCAAGAAAGACGGATATCGCATGCCCGGCGAGTTCGAGCCGCGCAAGCAGGACTTCCTCATCTGGCCCGAGCGCCAGGACACGTGGCGCAACGGCGGCAAGCCCGCGCAGGCCGTCCTCGTGGAGGTGGCGAAGGAGATCGTCAAGCACGAGCCGCTCACGGTGTTCTGCTCGGCCGAGCAGTACGAGAACGCCCGCGCCCGCCTTCCGCACGAGGTGCGCGTGGTTGAGATGACCATCGACGACGCGTGGGCGCAGGACAAGGGCCCGTTCTACGTGGTGAACGACGAGGGCGACATGCGCGGCGTGACCTGGGGCTGGAACGCCTACGGCGGGCTTGAGGGCGGCCTGTACTTCCCCTGGAAGCGCGACCAGGAATTCGCCACCAAGCTGCTGGATCTGGAGAACTACGACGCCTACGACGCCACGAACATGGTGTTCGAGGGCGGTGCCATGCAGATCGACGGCGAGGGCACCCTCATCGTGACCGAGAACAGCGTGCTCAACCACAACCGCAACCCGCACCTCACCAAGGAGGAAGTGGAGGAGTACTTCAAGGAGTACATGGGCCTGGACAAGGTCATCTGGCTGAAAGACGGCATGGCGTTCGACGAAACGGACGGCCACATCGACGACGTGTGCTTCTTCGTGCGCCCCGGCGTGCTGGCGCTTTCGTGGACCGATGACGAGACGAACCCGCAGTACCCGAACCTCAAGGCCGCCTACGACGTGCTGTCCGAGGCCACCGACGCCAAGGGCCGCAAGTTCGAAATCCACAAGATTCCGATCCCCGGCATCATCCGCATCTCGGAGGAGGAGAGCGCCGGCGTGGACATCTGCAAGGACGCCGCGTCCCGCGAGGCCGACCTGCCGCTGGCCATCACCTACATCAACAGCTACTTCGTGAACGGCGGCCTGCTGGTTCCCCAGTACGGCGACCCGATGGACCAGGTGGCGTGCGACATGTTCGCCGAGCTCATGCCCGACCGCGAGATCATCAAGATCTACACGCGCGAGTGGTCGCTGTGCGGCGGCAACATCCACTGCATGGCGCTGCAGCAGCCCGACCCGGCCGCCATCGCCGCGGCACAGTAA
- a CDS encoding APC family permease — MAKKKKFRMIDAILTVICVVFVAEAAAPAAVIGNQQFFWWIFLIIAYLLPYGLIVCELGTTYADDPGGIADWVRRAFGDRWGSRVSWYYWINFPLWMASLAFLFPETISLLTGMDLGVVPSLAIELAFVWIVVLMSFTKTSDSAWILNLSAVLKVFIAVSVGGLGIYYAVTNGFASDMSPATFLPSMDASSLTYLSIILFNFMGFEAIAVFASDMENPSRQIPKAIIAGGLAIAAIYLFSSFGIGAAIPSTEVSLDSGIMDAVAIMAGNGSLLFILVGVIFLVTLFGNMISWSFGVNYVAAHAAEKKNMPRVFAHFNKNGVPTGASIVNGIIASALVLISPVMSAVGLDGFFWIFFSMNIVFLLICYMPMFPAFLKLRKVDPDTPRIFRVPGGKALMNVAAWLPVVLLVLSMIATVVPLNGSEEELSKVPMLVGVLAFAVIGEIVRVVSARKRPVEYRGMEKDGDPEQWDRAHGYLMEEPEAEETQVAEATEAAEAPAMSS, encoded by the coding sequence ATGGCCAAGAAAAAGAAATTCCGCATGATCGACGCCATCCTCACCGTGATCTGCGTCGTGTTCGTGGCCGAGGCCGCGGCCCCCGCCGCCGTCATCGGCAACCAGCAGTTCTTCTGGTGGATCTTCCTCATCATCGCCTACCTGCTGCCCTACGGGCTCATCGTGTGCGAGCTGGGCACCACCTACGCCGACGACCCGGGCGGCATCGCCGACTGGGTGCGCCGCGCGTTCGGCGATAGGTGGGGCAGCCGCGTGAGCTGGTACTACTGGATTAACTTCCCGCTGTGGATGGCGTCGCTCGCGTTTCTGTTCCCCGAGACCATCTCGCTTCTCACCGGTATGGATCTGGGCGTGGTGCCCTCGCTTGCCATCGAGCTTGCGTTCGTGTGGATTGTGGTGCTCATGAGCTTCACGAAGACGTCCGACTCGGCTTGGATCCTCAACCTGTCGGCCGTGCTGAAGGTGTTCATCGCCGTGTCGGTGGGCGGCCTGGGCATCTACTACGCGGTGACGAACGGGTTCGCCAGCGACATGTCGCCGGCCACGTTCCTGCCGTCGATGGACGCGAGCAGCCTCACGTATCTTTCCATTATCCTGTTCAACTTCATGGGCTTCGAGGCCATCGCCGTGTTCGCCAGCGACATGGAGAACCCCAGCCGGCAGATTCCCAAGGCCATCATCGCCGGCGGCCTGGCCATCGCGGCCATCTACCTGTTCAGCTCGTTCGGCATCGGCGCGGCCATCCCGTCCACCGAGGTGTCGCTCGACTCCGGCATCATGGACGCCGTGGCCATCATGGCCGGCAACGGCAGCCTGCTGTTCATCCTGGTGGGCGTCATCTTTTTGGTCACGCTGTTCGGCAACATGATCAGCTGGTCGTTCGGCGTGAACTACGTGGCGGCGCACGCGGCCGAGAAGAAGAACATGCCCCGCGTGTTCGCGCACTTCAACAAGAACGGCGTGCCCACCGGCGCGTCCATCGTGAACGGCATCATCGCGAGCGCGCTCGTGCTCATCTCGCCCGTGATGTCGGCCGTGGGGCTGGACGGGTTCTTCTGGATCTTCTTCAGCATGAACATCGTGTTTTTGCTCATCTGCTACATGCCCATGTTCCCGGCGTTCCTGAAGCTGCGCAAGGTGGATCCGGACACGCCGCGCATCTTCCGCGTGCCCGGCGGCAAGGCGCTCATGAACGTGGCGGCGTGGCTGCCCGTGGTGCTGCTGGTGCTGTCGATGATAGCTACCGTGGTGCCGCTGAACGGCTCGGAGGAGGAGCTGTCGAAGGTGCCCATGCTGGTGGGCGTGCTGGCGTTCGCGGTGATCGGCGAGATCGTGCGCGTGGTGTCGGCCCGCAAGCGCCCGGTGGAGTACCGCGGCATGGAGAAGGACGGCGACCCCGAGCAATGGGACCGCGCCCACGGCTACCTGATGGAGGAGCCGGAAGCAGAGGAGACGCAGGTCGCAGAAGCTACGGAAGCCGCCGAAGCGCCCGCAATGTCATCCTGA
- a CDS encoding diacylglycerol kinase family protein → MAEGLGKVLLIANPAAQNGNGGPAADRAAALLRAQLGEDAVVLARTAGPRHASEIAERAEGCGAVIALGGDGVIHEVANGLMRRPAAERPVFGIVPVGSGNDYARTLGVSEKVDEACAQLLAAEALPTDVGCVNGQWFVETLSFGLDAAIALDTMERRVRTGRTGTALYAEAGVNQLLHHLETRRYTASFDGGEPVQADSIMFAVQVGPYYGGGFKICPDARVDDGLLDVCVAHPPVGVARALYIFLRAKSGGHTGFKQMELRRATALHVEFDEAPPAQMDGEHIDARIFDVSVEPAALRVLRP, encoded by the coding sequence ATGGCTGAGGGTTTGGGGAAGGTCCTGCTCATTGCCAACCCGGCGGCGCAGAATGGCAACGGGGGGCCGGCGGCCGACCGAGCGGCGGCGCTTCTGCGCGCGCAGCTGGGGGAGGATGCCGTGGTGCTCGCGCGCACGGCCGGGCCTCGCCACGCCTCCGAGATAGCCGAGCGCGCCGAGGGCTGCGGGGCCGTGATCGCGCTCGGCGGCGACGGCGTCATCCACGAGGTGGCGAACGGTCTCATGCGCCGGCCTGCCGCCGAGCGCCCCGTGTTCGGCATCGTGCCGGTGGGCTCCGGTAACGACTACGCGCGTACGCTGGGCGTCTCGGAGAAGGTGGACGAGGCGTGCGCTCAGCTGCTCGCGGCCGAGGCGCTGCCGACGGACGTGGGGTGCGTGAACGGCCAGTGGTTCGTGGAGACGCTCTCGTTCGGCCTGGACGCGGCCATCGCGCTCGACACGATGGAGCGTCGCGTGCGCACGGGCCGCACCGGCACCGCGCTCTACGCGGAGGCCGGCGTGAACCAGCTGCTCCACCACCTGGAGACGCGCCGCTACACGGCCTCGTTCGACGGCGGCGAGCCGGTTCAGGCCGATTCCATCATGTTCGCCGTGCAGGTGGGCCCCTACTACGGCGGCGGCTTCAAGATATGCCCCGACGCGCGCGTGGACGACGGCCTGCTGGACGTGTGCGTGGCGCACCCGCCGGTGGGCGTGGCACGGGCCCTCTACATCTTCTTGCGTGCGAAATCGGGCGGGCACACCGGGTTCAAGCAGATGGAGCTGCGCCGCGCCACCGCGCTGCACGTGGAGTTCGACGAGGCCCCGCCCGCCCAGATGGACGGCGAGCACATAGACGCCCGCATCTTCGACGTGTCCGTCGAGCCCGCCGCCCTCCGCGTGCTGCGCCCGTAA
- a CDS encoding FAD-binding protein → MTKNKLTRRSFLGLGAAATIAGAAGLAGCAPAAAPAQSQPTASGATASDGQPEAMGFGGGQGPTSMGYGRIQNPSFMTPPEPLSEGDAAEVQEADVIILGAGNAGCAAAASCADKGLSAIVLEKLATVQGRGGGIGLCNTKFTKSHGESIGVDLMVNIPEAQHRWIRSCGSRVNEALVSLWFNKSGEAGDWLIDKAAEYGVEPDSFRAYAPKAIIPESFSYHQFHKTDATPEWPAECSYFQATNVLYVDSQDASKHDKPATYLFETTATQLLKEGDKVTGVFATDKDGEVLLFKAAKGVVIATGGIHDDPEMVDYYCEENVHHVLECQNTPVGYSTGDGIKMGLWAGGAVQDGPFPLMLHPQAGLQFHGAFMFLNMEGERFMNEATWVQGKSMNVMHQTDDIAWSIFDADFAEQNVKTLEATGGGGMFWDTMGGNVGDPFVAQDYTDFVNKGLEADDGKVFKCDTLDELAEKTGIPADKLKASVERYNELVTAGSDEDFHKQPDCLFPVAKAPFYAAKVGVALLAIVGGLKINTDLQVLTAERKPIEGLYAIGNASGDIYSIDYPINMAGNSNGRALTWGYLIGDILSK, encoded by the coding sequence ATGACGAAGAACAAGCTCACAAGGCGCTCGTTTCTCGGACTCGGCGCTGCGGCCACCATCGCGGGCGCGGCGGGACTGGCCGGCTGCGCGCCGGCGGCAGCACCGGCGCAATCCCAGCCGACCGCCTCAGGCGCAACCGCATCGGACGGCCAGCCCGAGGCCATGGGCTTCGGCGGCGGCCAGGGACCCACGTCCATGGGATACGGCCGCATCCAGAACCCGTCGTTCATGACGCCGCCCGAGCCTCTTTCCGAGGGCGACGCCGCCGAGGTCCAGGAGGCCGACGTGATCATCCTCGGCGCCGGCAACGCGGGATGCGCGGCGGCCGCGTCGTGCGCCGACAAGGGGCTTTCGGCCATCGTGCTAGAGAAGCTCGCGACGGTGCAGGGGCGCGGCGGCGGCATAGGCCTGTGCAACACCAAGTTCACCAAGTCCCACGGCGAGTCCATCGGAGTCGACCTCATGGTGAACATCCCCGAGGCGCAGCACCGCTGGATCCGCAGCTGCGGGAGCCGCGTGAACGAGGCGCTCGTGTCGCTGTGGTTCAACAAGTCGGGCGAGGCGGGCGACTGGCTCATCGACAAGGCCGCCGAGTACGGCGTGGAGCCCGACTCGTTCCGCGCCTACGCGCCGAAGGCCATCATCCCCGAATCGTTCTCGTACCACCAGTTCCATAAGACCGACGCCACCCCCGAGTGGCCGGCCGAATGCAGCTACTTCCAGGCAACGAACGTGCTCTACGTCGACTCCCAGGACGCGAGCAAGCACGACAAGCCGGCCACGTACCTCTTCGAGACGACGGCGACCCAGCTGCTCAAGGAAGGCGACAAGGTCACCGGCGTGTTCGCCACGGACAAGGACGGCGAGGTGCTGCTGTTCAAGGCGGCCAAGGGCGTGGTCATCGCCACGGGCGGCATCCACGACGATCCCGAGATGGTGGACTACTACTGCGAGGAGAACGTCCATCACGTCCTGGAATGCCAGAACACGCCGGTGGGCTACTCCACGGGCGACGGCATCAAGATGGGCCTGTGGGCAGGCGGCGCCGTGCAGGACGGCCCCTTCCCCCTCATGCTGCATCCCCAGGCAGGCTTGCAGTTCCACGGCGCGTTCATGTTCCTCAACATGGAAGGCGAGCGCTTCATGAACGAGGCCACCTGGGTGCAGGGCAAGTCGATGAACGTCATGCACCAGACCGACGACATCGCCTGGTCCATCTTCGACGCGGACTTCGCCGAGCAGAACGTCAAGACGCTCGAGGCCACGGGCGGCGGCGGCATGTTCTGGGACACCATGGGCGGCAACGTAGGCGATCCGTTCGTCGCGCAGGATTACACCGACTTCGTGAATAAGGGGCTCGAGGCCGACGACGGCAAGGTGTTCAAATGCGACACCCTCGATGAGCTGGCCGAGAAGACCGGCATCCCCGCCGACAAGCTGAAGGCCTCGGTCGAACGGTACAACGAGCTGGTGACGGCCGGCAGCGACGAGGACTTCCATAAGCAGCCCGACTGCCTGTTCCCCGTGGCCAAGGCGCCGTTCTACGCGGCGAAGGTGGGCGTGGCGCTGCTTGCCATCGTGGGCGGCCTCAAGATCAACACCGACCTGCAGGTGCTCACCGCCGAGCGCAAGCCCATCGAGGGCCTGTACGCCATCGGCAACGCCTCGGGCGACATCTACTCCATCGACTACCCTATCAATATGGCGGGCAACTCGAACGGACGAGCCCTCACCTGGGGATACTTGATCGGCGATATCCTTTCCAAGTAG
- a CDS encoding LuxR C-terminal-related transcriptional regulator, whose translation MGEKRQGEASGERTSFSPRLLGLGFWQAWWMLVLCTPLVLPRTDRFLGMSLGSWTLVLTSVGFGLLALYARTRGPLIEKRGALALAGLLCSGGTALCLASGVLLVPAAGIVAFAISLCAAAFGNALLLVMWVELWSSLATERVIQYLFSSYAFAFILFFAVQALPQPAAAIALCLLPAASSIVLRSSESETRRSPSRAAFVVDRRLAMKAVIAVAAAGMAYGLAVSCFSRVAALGAARGDFIVATIVFAALTLHALLGRSAVDPAAVYRPITPAVSVGVMLLAVLPPASMFWGDGLVIAGGYCLDMTVMLVSADLAFRAKRPVALYFACSIIALRIATVFGLTIGSVLADAGLMAPDSQAPLLAAAVLVVVAGTLVFTQADLQRFYRIEVAPWAGDDLSERCRALAGGFGLTARETEVFELLASGRNVPFICKELCIAESTARHHVGSIYRKLGVYDRQSMLDVIQQG comes from the coding sequence ATGGGAGAGAAGAGACAAGGGGAGGCTTCGGGAGAGCGCACGTCGTTTTCCCCGAGGCTGCTCGGATTGGGGTTTTGGCAGGCGTGGTGGATGCTCGTGCTGTGCACGCCGCTGGTGCTGCCCCGCACGGATCGCTTTCTCGGCATGAGCCTGGGCTCCTGGACGCTGGTGCTCACATCCGTCGGCTTCGGCTTGCTGGCGCTGTATGCGCGGACGAGGGGCCCGCTCATCGAGAAGAGGGGCGCGTTGGCGCTTGCGGGCCTTCTGTGTTCCGGCGGAACGGCGCTCTGCCTTGCGTCCGGGGTGCTGTTGGTTCCGGCTGCCGGCATCGTCGCCTTCGCGATCTCGCTGTGCGCGGCTGCTTTCGGCAACGCGCTTCTGCTTGTGATGTGGGTCGAGCTGTGGTCGAGCCTTGCGACCGAGCGCGTCATACAGTACCTGTTCTCGTCGTACGCGTTCGCATTCATCCTGTTCTTCGCGGTGCAGGCGCTACCGCAACCTGCGGCCGCCATCGCCCTGTGCCTGCTGCCGGCGGCGTCGAGCATCGTGCTGCGCTCCTCGGAGAGCGAGACGCGCCGGTCCCCCTCGCGCGCGGCGTTCGTCGTGGACCGCCGCCTGGCGATGAAGGCGGTGATCGCGGTCGCCGCGGCGGGCATGGCATACGGGCTGGCGGTATCGTGCTTCTCGCGCGTTGCGGCCCTGGGCGCGGCGCGCGGCGATTTCATCGTGGCGACCATCGTGTTCGCGGCCTTGACGCTGCACGCCCTCCTCGGCCGATCCGCCGTCGACCCTGCGGCGGTGTACCGCCCCATCACGCCCGCCGTTTCCGTAGGGGTCATGCTCCTCGCCGTGCTCCCGCCCGCGTCCATGTTCTGGGGCGATGGGCTTGTCATCGCGGGCGGGTACTGCCTCGACATGACGGTCATGCTCGTCTCCGCCGATCTCGCGTTCCGGGCGAAGCGCCCCGTCGCGCTCTATTTCGCCTGCTCGATCATCGCGCTGAGGATCGCCACCGTCTTCGGGTTGACGATCGGCAGCGTGTTGGCGGACGCGGGCCTGATGGCTCCGGACAGCCAGGCGCCGCTGTTGGCCGCCGCCGTGCTCGTCGTGGTCGCGGGCACGCTCGTGTTCACGCAGGCGGATCTGCAGCGGTTCTACCGCATCGAGGTCGCGCCGTGGGCGGGGGACGACCTGTCGGAGCGCTGCCGCGCGTTGGCCGGCGGCTTCGGCCTGACTGCGCGCGAGACGGAGGTGTTCGAGCTGTTGGCGAGCGGCAGGAACGTGCCCTTCATCTGCAAGGAGCTGTGCATCGCGGAGAGCACGGCGCGACATCACGTGGGCAGTATCTATCGCAAGCTGGGAGTGTACGACCGCCAGAGCATGCTCGACGTCATTCAGCAGGGGTGA
- a CDS encoding type II toxin-antitoxin system prevent-host-death family antitoxin, translating into MVVTATELKSNLGHYLELAQSEDILISKNGRAVAKLCSPFADRVRAMESLFGILPKDVTVDDARAIRAEEKWKLS; encoded by the coding sequence ATGGTGGTGACTGCGACCGAGCTCAAGTCGAATCTCGGTCATTATCTCGAACTGGCCCAAAGCGAGGACATCCTCATCAGCAAGAACGGCCGTGCAGTGGCGAAGCTTTGCAGTCCGTTCGCCGACCGCGTCCGGGCCATGGAGTCGCTCTTCGGCATTCTTCCCAAGGATGTGACGGTGGATGACGCCCGCGCGATCAGGGCGGAGGAGAAATGGAAGCTCTCCTAG
- a CDS encoding PIN domain-containing protein: MEALLDTNVVIDALADRGEWAADARNLLFLAAQGKAHLYLSGSTLADIFYLANRYVYHDKKRSLQVVNILLDSLSVVEVGFGECLLAANSKIGDYEDAVVAEAARRANLSYIVTRNGKDFEGNEVPTITPANYLEKLLA, from the coding sequence ATGGAAGCTCTCCTAGACACGAACGTCGTCATCGATGCGTTGGCCGATCGCGGAGAGTGGGCGGCCGACGCTCGCAACCTGCTTTTCCTCGCCGCGCAGGGCAAGGCGCATCTGTATCTTTCCGGCAGCACGCTCGCCGATATCTTCTACCTGGCGAACCGCTACGTGTACCACGACAAGAAGCGCAGCTTGCAGGTGGTGAACATCCTGCTCGATTCCCTGTCGGTCGTCGAGGTGGGTTTCGGCGAATGCCTTCTGGCGGCGAATTCGAAGATCGGCGATTACGAGGACGCGGTTGTGGCGGAGGCCGCGCGCAGGGCGAACCTCAGCTACATCGTGACGCGCAACGGGAAGGATTTCGAAGGGAACGAGGTTCCCACGATCACTCCGGCGAACTACTTGGAGAAGCTTCTCGCCTGA